The genomic segment ACCGACCCTGGCCAAGTAACGATTGGCTGGATTTTTAATATCCCAATCGAGAACAGGATCATGCTGACCAAAGGCGACGACTATCCCCTGCATCAAACCCCCGAACCCGTGATGTACGCGGGCCATGACCGGCGCTTCTACGAGCGGTATTTCTTCAACGGTTATTCCAGGGAGTTCGACCTGTTCTTTGCCATGGGGATGGGCATCTATCCCTGCGCCAACCTGATCGACGCCTCCTTCTGCGTCACTTGGCAGGGGGTGCAGCACAATCTCCATGCCAGTCGCGTGCTGGGTTTCGAGCGGATGGATCTCTGGACCGGGCCGATCCGCCTGGAAATCGTCGAACCCCTGAAGACCCTGCGCATCCTGATCGAGGATAACGAGCACGGCATCCGTGGTGACCTGAGCTTCCATGCCCGTATCGAGGCCATCGAGGAACCTCGCCAAAGCATGCGCCACGGGGCGAGGGTCATCATGGATTGCACCCGACTGACCCAGCTCGGTTCCTACAGCGGCTGGCTGGAGATCAAGGGCCGGCGCATCGAGGTGACGCCTGACCGTTTTCTGGGCACCCGCGATCGTTCCTGGGGGGTGCGCGGCGTCGGCGCCCACGACACCCAACTCATCATTCCTCCCGTGGATTTCCAGACCTGTTTCCTCTGGGCGCAGCTCAACTTTGAAGATCTCGGCATTTGCTACGGCACCTTCGAGGATGCTCAGGGCAAGGTCTGGCACAGCCACGGGGTGATCGCGCCAGTGGGCGGCGGCGAGGCAGTCACGGTCGCCTCCGGTAAGGTCACTCCTCGATTCAAACCAGGCACTCGGCATGCTTCAGATGCGGTGCTCGACATGGTTCGGGAGGATGGAACGAAGGTGGAGATCACCATGGAATTCCAGCCCATGCAGTTCTACATGCGGGGTCTGGGCTATTTCCATCAGGAGTGGGGCCACGGCATGTACCACGGACCTTCGGCGGTCCACTATGAAACCTTCGACCACCGGGAGGTCAACGAGGCTGTCTTCGATTTCAACCATGTCGAAACCTGCTGCAAGGCGCGCATGGTCGACGACGATGGCAGGATCAGGGAAGGCGTTGGCGTCATGGAGCAACTCATCGTCGGCCCCCATGGGCCGTCGGGCTTCAAGGACTTCATGGATGTCGCAGTTTGATGCCCGGTGGCACCGGTCTTAATTCACAGGAAATCGAAATGACTGCAAGATCCCTATCCGCAACCGAGCAAGCCAGGATCACGGAAGGACTGGAGGCCTTTCTGAAAACCCGGTTGCCGGATGCCGGCAATCTCCACATCTCGGCCTTCAGCAGTCCCGGCGGCGGGCTGGGATTTTCCAACGTGACCTGTTTTTTCGATCTTGACTGGCAGGCGCCCGACGGCCAGCCGCGCAAACGTCGCCTGGTCTTGCGCTGCCCGCCCCGGTCGGAACCCCTGTTTCCGGATTACTGCCTGGCCAAGCAGTTCAGGATTCCGGTGGAACTCAAGGCCCACAGTATTCCCGTGCCCGAGCCCTTGTGGCTGGAAGAGGACCCCGCGATCATCGGCACCCCCTTCTTCCTGATGGAGCGGCTGGATGGGGCTGTGTTGCCAGACATGCCTTCGTATCACACGGCAGGTCCCTATTACGACGCCTCGCCGGATATCCGGGAAAAAATGTGGTTCGGCCTGGTGGATGTAATGGCCAGGATTCACAATATCGACTGGAAGTCCCTGGACATGGATGTCCTGGTCACGGCCCGGGACGGACGACATGGCACCGAACTCCAGCTCGACTACTGGGAAAATTACCTGGCCTGGCTGAAGGCGGCGGCGGGATATCCCTTCCCTGTTCTGGAGTCGGCCCTGGCATGGCTGCGCGGGAACCTGTATGTGCCGGAATATCTGGCCTTGTGCTGGGGCGACGCCCGGGTGGGCAATGTGCTGTATGGCGCCGACTGCTCGGTGGCCGGGGTGCTGGACTGGGAGATGGCCTTTTTCGGCGATCCGGAGGCGGATCTGGCCTGGTGTCTTTTCCTCGACTGGGAAACCTGGGGCGGAGCGGGCATCGATCCCCTGCCGGGCCATCCCGGCAAGGAGGCCACGATCCGGCGCTATGAGGCGCAAACCGGAAGAAAGGTGAAAAACCTGTTCTTCAACGAGGTGCTGGCCGGCTTCAAACACGGCTTGATCATGGCGACGATCTTCCGCCGACCGGAAATGACCAGGCTGCTCCCGACCGGTGTAGATCCCAATGAACTCGCCCTGAACAACATCGCCAGCCTTCGCCTGAAGTCGCTACTGAATCTCTGAAGGCGTCTGACCCCGTCATTCCCCTTGGGGAACAGAAACTTCAATGTACATCACCTATATGTGTGATGCGCCGCTGGTGTCGATCACGTAGATTTGGGCTCTCAAGTATTCAGGAAGCGCCATGGTGGTCCGGGGCGGCCTCTGCCGATGCCTGCAATACCCCTGCCAGGTGGCCGGGTAGGGATGGAAAGGGAGTTCATGGAACCGAAAATCGAACAGGGGCTGCTTTCCGGAGAACTTTGGGAGGAGTACTGCGACATCCTGAAACGGGCCGGTCATCAGCTGCTGCGGCCGGAAACGCCCCGCACGGCCTTCGACCAGGCGGAAGGCATGCGCTACCTGTCGCGGCTGATCCGGGGCGGTCTGGAAATGATGGTGGAGGCCGCCGATCCGGACCTGCCGGTATTCATCGTCCCCTCCCACGAGACCCTCAAGATCGGCGGCGACAACCCGGACAACCTGTACATGACCGCCCGCATCAACGGCCAGCATCGTTATCGTCTGCGGGGCAGCCGGGGAACCGTGCCCACCCTGAATTTCGCTACCAAGAAAGGAGGCTTCGAGCGGGCGGGATCAAACCTCCTGGGCACCGGCTTCCTGGATGGCAAGGACCTGCAGGTCATGGCCGATGGCAGTTTCGAGATCGTCATCGGGCCGCAACAGCCCGCCAGCGGCAACTGGCTTCCCACCGAAGCGGAAAGCCACATGCTCCTGGTGCGCCAGACCTTTCACGACCGCCGCAGCGAGAAGCCCGCCGTGCTGAGCATCGAGCGTCTGGACCGGGTGGGAGAGGCACCTCCCCTGGACCCTGCACAATTTTCTGCCAACCTGCGGTCTGCCGCCCTTTACGTCGAGCGGGTGGCATCCCTGTTCTGTGACTGGACGCGGGACTTCAAGACAGGGCACTTCAACACGCTGCCCTTGGGGGACCAGGCCGTCTTTCAGGCAGCCGGCGGCGATCCCAATATCGTCTATTACCAGGGCTACTGGAAACTGGCCGATGACGAGGCCATGATCGTCGATGCCCGGGTGCCGGAGTGCGACTTCTGGAATTTCCAGGTCAACAACTACTGGCAGGAGTCCCTGGACTACCGCTATCACCGCATCCATTTGAATTGCAAAGGTGCCCAATACCAGCCCGATGGCAGCGTGCGTATCGTCGTCGCTCACCGCGACCCCGGTACGCCCAACTGGCTGACTACCGCAGGCCACCACGAAGGCACCTGTTTGTTCCGCTTGATTGGGGCCCAAGGGCGCTTGGCCGAGTTGACGACCCGGGTCGTCAAGGTCGATGCAGTTCCACAATCCTGAGCTTAACGATTGAGGAAGCCGTTCAATGGCTTCGTTGTATGAATCTACGCCATTTTCCCTATGGCTTTTTTGGATGGGGCGATTTTCCTGCCTTTAAGTAACGGACCCAAGCCGCCAATAATTTGTTGGAAGCCATAGTTAAGAAGGTCTTCCCGATTGGTTGGCGATGGGAATTGCCGGACTTCGAGTAACAGATCCTGTTCATCGGATGTCAGAGACCCGAGCGCAGCATAGGATGCGGAGTTACGAAAGTCCGGCGCTATGCCCTCTATCAGCATGAGTCCTGTCGCGCTGGACAGAAACCAGTTCACTGCGAACTTCAAGTCCTCGCCTTGAAGACCCAAAGCTTTTAATTCCCTTATTACAGGAACCGTAACACGCATCCACGCAGCGGGAATTCTTTTATCCCATCCCATCATTTTCGTGACGACCGGGAACTGATCGAAATGGTTTTGAACAGCCCATAGCCAGGCGAGCAGATTGTCCTGCCATTGCTTTCCGGGCTTCGGCAATACCAATTGTGAAAACGCTTGGTTGGCGACTGCCTCTAGTAGCGCATCTCGATTGGGGAAATAGTTGTAGAGCGACATGACAGAGGTGCCAAGACTCTGAGCAAGACGTGAGAGTGTCAGTTCCTCCACTGTTCCATTGACCAGTAGCGCGAGCGCGCCGTTGATGATGATCTGTTCAGAAAGTTTTGAAGGCCGTCCTCGGCCCCTTTTGCCTTCGGATTCATTCGAGATTTGAATTTTCTTTGTAGCCACCATCAGTTGACCCCTTGACCCAGGCGCTATTTATTTATAGCATTTATTTTAATTGCTACTTATTTTACCAGGGTAGCCACATCCAACCCTGGATTCGATCGTGACAATAAGTGAAATGTGGCCGTAGGTAACTGACAAATTGGGAGAGCGGGATGAAAGCTGCGATATTTTCCGATCCTGGCAAGATTGCAATGCAAGGCGATATACCCATGCCAAAGGCCGGCCCGGGCGAGGTGATCATCAAGGTCGAGGCCTGCGGCATTTGCGGTAGCGATCTGGCCATGTACCGGACCAACGCCCATCGTGCAGGACTGAACAGGGTAGTCAACGGCTTGGAGATTCCCGGGCATGAGTTCGCCGGCACCATCATGGCGGTGGGCGATGGCGTCACCGATTTCCAGGTGGGCCAAAAGGCGGTGGGCGTGGGCATGGGTGGCATGGCCCAGTATGTGCCGGTGCCGGTCAATCCCTACCAGCTCGTGGCCATGCCCGATGGCGTTTCCTTCGTTGAGGCGGCTACCACCGAACCCCTGGCAGACGCCTTGCAAATGGTGCGTCTGGCCGAGGTCCAGGCCGGCGAGAACGTGGTGGTGTTCGGCGTCGGCATCATCGGCCTGGGGGTGATCCAGGCCCTCAAGGCGCGCACGGCGCCAGCCGGGCGGATCATCGCCATCGACGTCTCGGACTCGCGCCTGGCCATGGCGAAGGAAGTCGGTGCCACCCACACCATCAACCCGGCGCGGGAAGACGTGCTGAAAACGGTTGCGGCGATCTGCGGCACCCAGACCGCCCACATGCTGGTTCCTCCGACTGACTTTCCCGACGTGGCGGTGGTCATCGACTGCGCCGGCTACATCAAGCACATGAAGGGCGATCCTCCTCTGCAACTCGCCCTGGACATGCTCCGCCCGGCCGGCGGTCGCATCGTTTGTTTCGGCGCTTACGAAGGCAAGTTCCCCATCGATTTCATGCCGGTCATCAACAAGCAGCCGACCATCCGTGGCTCCATGGGCTATGCCGCCGAGGAACTGGCGGAAGCGTTGCAGTTGATGGCCTCGGGCAAGGTGGATCGCCGCAAGCTCATCTCCAACGAATTCCCCCTGGAACAGGTACAGCAGGCCTTCGAAACCCAGGCTAACGGGGTTGCGATCAAGGTCATGCTGAAACCCAACGCCGACTGAACATAGCCTGGGCAGCGTCGTGATGGTGCTGCCCAATGTCCCGTAAACAGCTCATGCAAAGGAACAAACATGACCAGGAAAACCCTAGGCGAACATATCGCCGACCTGCTCGTCGCTGAAGGTGTCGACAAATTCTTTTCCCTGCCGGAGGTCACCTTCGGCAAACTCCATGACGCCCTGGACAAGCAGGGGGTGCCGCTGATCGCACCCCACCACGAGACGGTGGCTGGCTACATGGCAGAGGCCTATTCCCAGCTCACCGGCCAGATCGGCGTGGTCGGCGGCTCGGTGGGTCCCGGTTCCATGAATCTCTACACCGCGATCGCCAACTCCTGGGAAGAGCACCTGCCCATTCTTTACCTCGGCTCCGAGCGCACCCTGATGGGCCGCAACTCGCCGCGCCAGTCGCGCTTTCAGGCGCCGCCCAACCTGGACGTGGTGAAGC from the Denitratisoma oestradiolicum genome contains:
- a CDS encoding zinc-dependent alcohol dehydrogenase; translation: MPKAGPGEVIIKVEACGICGSDLAMYRTNAHRAGLNRVVNGLEIPGHEFAGTIMAVGDGVTDFQVGQKAVGVGMGGMAQYVPVPVNPYQLVAMPDGVSFVEAATTEPLADALQMVRLAEVQAGENVVVFGVGIIGLGVIQALKARTAPAGRIIAIDVSDSRLAMAKEVGATHTINPAREDVLKTVAAICGTQTAHMLVPPTDFPDVAVVIDCAGYIKHMKGDPPLQLALDMLRPAGGRIVCFGAYEGKFPIDFMPVINKQPTIRGSMGYAAEELAEALQLMASGKVDRRKLISNEFPLEQVQQAFETQANGVAIKVMLKPNAD
- a CDS encoding TetR/AcrR family transcriptional regulator, translated to MVATKKIQISNESEGKRGRGRPSKLSEQIIINGALALLVNGTVEELTLSRLAQSLGTSVMSLYNYFPNRDALLEAVANQAFSQLVLPKPGKQWQDNLLAWLWAVQNHFDQFPVVTKMMGWDKRIPAAWMRVTVPVIRELKALGLQGEDLKFAVNWFLSSATGLMLIEGIAPDFRNSASYAALGSLTSDEQDLLLEVRQFPSPTNREDLLNYGFQQIIGGLGPLLKGRKIAPSKKAIGKMA
- a CDS encoding DUF1214 domain-containing protein — encoded protein: MEPKIEQGLLSGELWEEYCDILKRAGHQLLRPETPRTAFDQAEGMRYLSRLIRGGLEMMVEAADPDLPVFIVPSHETLKIGGDNPDNLYMTARINGQHRYRLRGSRGTVPTLNFATKKGGFERAGSNLLGTGFLDGKDLQVMADGSFEIVIGPQQPASGNWLPTEAESHMLLVRQTFHDRRSEKPAVLSIERLDRVGEAPPLDPAQFSANLRSAALYVERVASLFCDWTRDFKTGHFNTLPLGDQAVFQAAGGDPNIVYYQGYWKLADDEAMIVDARVPECDFWNFQVNNYWQESLDYRYHRIHLNCKGAQYQPDGSVRIVVAHRDPGTPNWLTTAGHHEGTCLFRLIGAQGRLAELTTRVVKVDAVPQS
- a CDS encoding phosphotransferase family protein, whose amino-acid sequence is MTARSLSATEQARITEGLEAFLKTRLPDAGNLHISAFSSPGGGLGFSNVTCFFDLDWQAPDGQPRKRRLVLRCPPRSEPLFPDYCLAKQFRIPVELKAHSIPVPEPLWLEEDPAIIGTPFFLMERLDGAVLPDMPSYHTAGPYYDASPDIREKMWFGLVDVMARIHNIDWKSLDMDVLVTARDGRHGTELQLDYWENYLAWLKAAAGYPFPVLESALAWLRGNLYVPEYLALCWGDARVGNVLYGADCSVAGVLDWEMAFFGDPEADLAWCLFLDWETWGGAGIDPLPGHPGKEATIRRYEAQTGRKVKNLFFNEVLAGFKHGLIMATIFRRPEMTRLLPTGVDPNELALNNIASLRLKSLLNL